In the genome of Alkalinema sp. FACHB-956, one region contains:
- a CDS encoding DUF3134 domain-containing protein, protein MVYNPSLRQEPRDKPASVIPLQQESSILDWLENTGRLRARQKGDYDYVDDEEEINDLMGSDDESFDDLDDDDDLGDLEE, encoded by the coding sequence ATGGTCTACAATCCTTCTCTCCGTCAAGAACCTCGCGACAAGCCAGCCAGTGTGATTCCACTCCAGCAAGAGTCTTCCATCTTGGATTGGCTGGAAAATACTGGTCGTCTTCGCGCTCGGCAAAAAGGCGACTACGATTACGTAGATGATGAGGAAGAAATCAACGATCTGATGGGGAGTGATGATGAATCCTTTGATGATCTAGATGACGATGACGATTTGGGGGATTTGGAAGAGTAG
- a CDS encoding PD-(D/E)XK nuclease family protein: protein MRLAQGQLALLSSCPRKFQYGILEQLAVPTVPEDSRRLAEGNQFHALLQQWDLGLPIDPLVQTHPTLQTWFDAFVAASPQILTLAGESAPIRQSEQSRTIALADHVLVAVYDLLLLGNHQAQILDWKTYPKPRNATLLANQWQTRLYLYLLAETSPYPPDALAMTYWFFQGRDGQAAPQSVTIPWDQAHHDRTRQELQTVTDNLSQWLNQYEGAGQSFPQVDPASPLCKTCAFAVSCQRHSTLPLDALSLDASPEERSPLEWDSLSWETIAEIPI, encoded by the coding sequence ATGCGTCTCGCCCAAGGCCAACTTGCTCTGCTTTCTAGCTGTCCCCGGAAGTTTCAGTATGGGATTTTGGAACAGCTCGCTGTACCGACAGTGCCAGAGGATTCCCGACGCTTAGCGGAAGGGAACCAATTTCATGCCCTGCTGCAACAGTGGGACTTGGGTTTGCCGATCGACCCGCTGGTTCAAACCCATCCCACCCTACAAACCTGGTTTGATGCCTTTGTGGCCGCATCGCCTCAGATTTTGACCCTGGCTGGAGAGTCAGCCCCCATTCGGCAGAGTGAACAAAGCCGCACGATCGCCTTGGCTGATCACGTCCTAGTTGCGGTCTATGACTTGCTTCTCTTGGGCAACCACCAGGCACAGATCCTCGATTGGAAAACCTATCCCAAACCCCGCAATGCCACCCTGCTGGCGAACCAGTGGCAAACCCGCCTCTATCTCTACCTATTGGCGGAAACCAGCCCCTATCCCCCGGATGCCCTCGCCATGACCTATTGGTTTTTCCAAGGCCGCGATGGACAGGCTGCCCCCCAATCGGTCACCATTCCTTGGGATCAGGCCCACCACGATCGCACTCGGCAGGAGTTACAGACAGTCACTGACAACCTCAGCCAATGGCTCAACCAGTACGAAGGCGCAGGCCAGAGTTTTCCCCAAGTCGATCCTGCGTCCCCCCTCTGCAAAACCTGTGCCTTTGCCGTCAGTTGCCAACGCCATAGCACGCTTCCGTTGGACGCCCTGTCTCTGGACGCATCACCGGAGGAGCGATCGCCCCTGGAATGGGACAGCTTATCCTGGGAGACGATCGCCGAGATTCCCATCTGA
- a CDS encoding PAP/fibrillin family protein: MLGKAELLTAIAGKNRGLLATETDKLAIAAAVAMLEDRNPTPRPTEAIDLLAGDWRLLYTTSQELLGLDRIPLNHLGEIYQCIRPQGSRVYNVAEVSGISFLEGLFSVVAQFEPISERRLEVRFERAIAGLQRPIGYQSPTAFIRDIESGKRFLAVDFQIPPRDRNGWIDVTYLDADLRIGRGNEGSIFVLARC, from the coding sequence ATGCTGGGAAAGGCCGAACTGTTGACAGCGATCGCGGGAAAAAATCGGGGACTTCTGGCCACTGAAACGGATAAGCTCGCCATTGCCGCCGCCGTTGCCATGCTAGAAGATCGGAACCCCACACCTCGACCCACAGAAGCGATCGACCTCCTGGCGGGCGATTGGCGACTGCTCTACACCACCAGCCAAGAGTTACTAGGGTTAGATCGGATTCCGCTCAATCATTTAGGGGAAATCTATCAGTGCATTCGGCCCCAGGGCAGCCGGGTCTATAACGTGGCAGAAGTGTCGGGCATCTCGTTTTTAGAGGGCTTGTTTAGTGTGGTTGCGCAGTTTGAGCCGATTTCAGAGCGCCGTTTGGAAGTCCGGTTTGAACGGGCGATCGCGGGATTGCAGCGACCCATTGGCTACCAGTCACCCACGGCCTTTATCCGCGATATTGAGTCAGGCAAGCGGTTTTTGGCGGTGGATTTTCAGATTCCCCCCCGCGATCGTAACGGTTGGATCGATGTGACTTACTTGGATGCAGATTTACGGATTGGTCGGGGTAATGAAGGTAGTATTTTTGTGCTAGCTAGATGTTAG
- a CDS encoding tetratricopeptide repeat protein: MVTSVSSHRLLVNRRPRSRWRFQRSGTWRFLPRSLGQGRSLHRTVQGSTVQGNTVQGNTVQGNSPATPSPWDNTDRDRLLRQQSLFAAQRGQFAQAIAGFNLLINRNPDSATDYNNRGLVYAQQGNWDAALQDYNEAIHLNPDLAHVFNNRANYYAAQGDLFAALSDYQTALELDANNIRAWVNQGITFRELEMFSAAIDNFNQSLWLVQQECDSTEQVLLSAHVHAERGRTHHLFGDWNCALSDYYLALDYLSHESQPTAYPPLWWQVEGWLNEILQAHQGDGVTG; this comes from the coding sequence ATGGTTACCTCCGTTTCTTCCCATCGCCTGCTAGTTAACCGCCGTCCTCGTTCCCGGTGGCGCTTCCAACGATCGGGTACTTGGCGGTTTCTTCCGCGATCCCTTGGCCAGGGCCGCTCGCTGCATCGTACGGTTCAAGGCAGTACGGTTCAAGGCAACACGGTTCAAGGCAACACGGTTCAAGGCAACTCACCCGCCACCCCAAGCCCTTGGGATAACACCGATCGGGATCGGCTACTGCGACAACAATCCTTATTTGCAGCCCAACGGGGGCAATTTGCCCAAGCCATTGCAGGATTTAATTTACTAATTAACCGCAACCCTGACAGCGCAACGGATTACAACAACCGTGGACTGGTCTATGCCCAACAGGGAAACTGGGATGCGGCTTTGCAAGACTATAACGAGGCCATTCACCTCAATCCAGACCTGGCCCACGTCTTCAATAATCGGGCCAACTACTACGCAGCCCAAGGCGACTTGTTTGCAGCACTCTCCGATTACCAAACGGCCTTGGAACTGGACGCTAATAATATTCGCGCTTGGGTCAACCAAGGGATTACATTTCGCGAGTTAGAAATGTTTTCCGCCGCGATCGATAACTTTAATCAGTCCCTGTGGCTGGTACAGCAAGAATGCGACAGCACCGAGCAGGTCTTGCTCTCGGCCCACGTTCACGCAGAAAGAGGGCGAACCCACCACCTCTTCGGCGATTGGAACTGCGCCCTCTCCGATTACTACCTAGCCTTAGACTATCTCAGCCATGAATCCCAGCCAACCGCTTATCCACCCCTGTGGTGGCAAGTAGAGGGGTGGTTGAACGAGATCTTACAAGCCCATCAAGGGGATGGTGTCACGGGATAG
- the mraY gene encoding phospho-N-acetylmuramoyl-pentapeptide-transferase, with the protein MDAKLFTSQSFSFSGTRLFLFLAGGLTGSAMLLDLWSGRSMFQGMSLTMPLVVCAVVTALVGYLAVPLLRSLKAGQIIREDGPKAHLKKAGTPTMGGAFFIPVAVIAAVLGSGFAPKVLAVSALTLAYFAIGFLDDWKIIRKKSNKGISPRMKMALQIGGAVLFCLWMMVTQSPDLTRIALPIGSGLSLGALFWVLAGFVMVAESNATNLTDGVDGLAGGTVAISLLGLGAIAGLEGTHYAPELMLFCACMSGSCLGFLVHNRNPAKVFMGDTGSLALGGALAAVALLTNSLFALLIVSGLFLWETISVIIQVSYYKATKNADGVGQRFFKMSPYHNHLELSGWTETQIVGWFYAVNAFLVMLSMALL; encoded by the coding sequence GTGGACGCCAAGTTATTTACTAGCCAATCTTTTAGCTTTTCAGGAACGCGCCTATTTTTATTCCTCGCAGGTGGATTAACCGGGTCTGCCATGCTGTTGGATCTATGGTCAGGCCGATCGATGTTTCAGGGAATGTCTCTGACCATGCCTTTGGTGGTCTGTGCTGTGGTAACGGCCCTCGTGGGTTACTTAGCAGTTCCGCTCCTGCGATCGCTGAAAGCCGGTCAAATTATCCGGGAAGACGGCCCGAAGGCCCACCTCAAGAAGGCGGGAACTCCGACGATGGGGGGAGCCTTTTTTATTCCAGTGGCCGTGATTGCAGCGGTTTTGGGGTCTGGCTTTGCGCCCAAGGTTTTAGCGGTCTCCGCTCTCACCCTCGCCTACTTTGCCATTGGCTTTTTAGATGATTGGAAAATCATCCGCAAGAAGTCCAACAAGGGCATTTCTCCCCGCATGAAAATGGCGCTGCAAATCGGTGGGGCGGTGCTTTTCTGTCTCTGGATGATGGTGACTCAGTCACCTGACTTGACTCGTATTGCCTTACCAATCGGATCGGGGCTGTCCCTCGGGGCTCTGTTCTGGGTGCTGGCGGGGTTTGTTATGGTGGCGGAAAGTAACGCAACCAATCTGACCGATGGTGTGGACGGTCTCGCGGGAGGAACAGTCGCCATTTCTCTGCTCGGGCTCGGCGCGATCGCTGGACTGGAAGGCACCCACTATGCCCCTGAACTCATGCTGTTTTGTGCCTGCATGAGCGGCAGTTGTCTAGGTTTCTTGGTGCACAATCGTAACCCTGCCAAGGTTTTTATGGGTGACACCGGATCCCTGGCCCTGGGGGGAGCCTTAGCTGCCGTTGCCTTGCTTACCAATTCTCTCTTTGCTTTGCTGATTGTCAGCGGGTTGTTCCTGTGGGAAACCATCTCGGTCATCATCCAAGTCAGCTACTACAAAGCCACGAAGAATGCTGATGGTGTCGGTCAACGTTTCTTTAAAATGTCTCCTTACCACAATCACCTAGAGCTGAGCGGTTGGACAGAAACCCAGATTGTTGGCTGGTTCTATGCTGTCAATGCTTTTTTGGTCATGCTGTCCATGGCGCTTCTCTAA
- the recJ gene encoding single-stranded-DNA-specific exonuclease RecJ — protein sequence MNLPLSPPWTLATDVPPADFQRSLQRLTGLPSQYLAQLLWNRGLRDRDQLPGWLDPKQYQPCSALDFGPEMTEAIDRLVRARSQQEKIAIWGDFDADGVTATAVLWDGLGQFFAKHDRLTYYIPNRLTESHGLSPQGLDRLHREGVQLIVTCDTGSTNLTEINYCKALGIDVIVTDHHTLPPERPPVCAIVNPRYLAPEHPLASLSGVAVAYKLVEALYDRLSQVPEKPLEHLLDLVVIGLIADLVDLKGDCRYLAQQGIAQLKQQADRTTATRPGLFHLLEFCKRAGDRATDISFGIGPRINAVSRIQGDAHFCVELLTSSDAAQCRQLAEQTELANTRRRALQREVAEQVLARVRQLDLSTTQVIVLWDEQWPPGVLGLVASQVAQEFGRPTILLSTESTAERTAGDLPIARGSARSANQIDLYELVQDQAHLLHRFGGHPYAAGLSLVVENLPLFAEAINQRALQSLADRVGPRPLQADLQVTVAELGLDLYRELRCIEPCGMGNPPPQLLLKDVWFTQATHRNLTDRQNKKVTYIRTTFRLCDETCPEGISGSWWGHYKEELPTGRCEVLVELENNVYQRCYEVRLIEVRSRATIAESTAWPNVLPNPSSLAALESDRAPCDWLLDWRSLAQSNQPVPPNQNADINADILVMTTCPTDWDAFKPWFRRAYQEQKKLAIAYSTSPLSSSTEPWLKLLGIAKYLSRTQAWVTPQRLLDHLQITPSTLRIGLQALQTLGLDIISGDRGLTLAWPSEQPPGGTIARDRDWQIAGQPFLQALQEESFRRQYFATVPLSLLQTLAHRTISLELRSGV from the coding sequence ATGAATCTGCCCCTGTCACCCCCTTGGACTTTGGCCACCGATGTCCCACCGGCGGATTTTCAGCGATCGCTCCAAAGGTTGACGGGCTTACCGAGTCAGTACCTCGCCCAATTGCTGTGGAATCGGGGCTTGCGCGATCGGGATCAACTGCCGGGATGGTTAGACCCCAAACAGTATCAACCTTGCTCTGCGCTGGACTTTGGGCCGGAAATGACCGAGGCGATCGATCGCCTTGTCCGAGCGCGATCGCAGCAGGAAAAAATCGCCATTTGGGGAGACTTTGATGCGGATGGTGTGACGGCCACAGCGGTCCTGTGGGATGGGTTAGGGCAGTTTTTTGCCAAGCACGATCGCCTGACCTACTACATTCCTAACCGCCTGACGGAATCCCATGGGCTTTCCCCGCAAGGACTCGATCGACTCCACCGCGAGGGCGTTCAACTCATCGTCACCTGCGACACCGGCAGTACGAATTTAACGGAAATCAACTACTGCAAAGCACTGGGCATCGATGTGATTGTGACCGATCACCATACACTGCCACCGGAACGCCCTCCCGTCTGCGCGATCGTCAATCCCCGGTATTTAGCGCCAGAACATCCCCTCGCCTCCCTCTCCGGGGTTGCCGTGGCCTACAAGTTGGTGGAAGCTCTGTACGATCGCCTGTCCCAAGTGCCTGAAAAACCGTTGGAGCATCTGCTAGACCTGGTGGTGATCGGCTTAATTGCGGACCTGGTAGACCTGAAAGGCGATTGTCGGTATCTGGCCCAGCAGGGAATTGCCCAGTTAAAGCAGCAGGCCGATCGCACGACAGCAACGCGCCCTGGTCTCTTTCATCTGCTGGAATTTTGCAAACGGGCGGGCGATCGGGCAACGGATATTTCCTTTGGCATTGGCCCCCGCATCAATGCCGTCAGCCGCATTCAGGGGGATGCCCATTTCTGTGTCGAACTGCTGACCAGTAGCGATGCAGCCCAATGTCGTCAACTGGCGGAACAAACGGAACTGGCCAACACACGACGGCGAGCCTTGCAACGGGAAGTGGCTGAGCAGGTGCTCGCTCGTGTCCGCCAGCTTGATTTATCCACCACCCAAGTGATTGTGCTGTGGGATGAGCAGTGGCCCCCCGGCGTGCTGGGGTTGGTCGCCAGCCAGGTAGCCCAGGAATTTGGCCGTCCGACCATTCTTCTGAGTACGGAAAGCACGGCTGAAAGGACCGCTGGAGATCTGCCGATCGCCCGAGGCTCTGCCCGATCGGCCAACCAAATCGACCTCTACGAATTGGTGCAGGATCAAGCCCACCTGCTCCATCGCTTTGGCGGGCATCCCTACGCAGCCGGCTTGAGTCTCGTTGTGGAAAATTTACCCCTGTTTGCCGAGGCCATTAATCAACGGGCTTTACAGAGCTTGGCCGATCGAGTAGGCCCCCGCCCCCTCCAAGCCGATCTTCAAGTCACCGTGGCAGAATTAGGGTTGGATCTCTATCGCGAACTGCGATGCATCGAACCCTGCGGCATGGGCAATCCTCCCCCACAGCTCCTGCTCAAGGACGTGTGGTTTACCCAAGCCACCCACCGCAACCTCACCGATCGCCAAAACAAAAAAGTCACCTACATCCGCACCACCTTTCGCCTCTGTGATGAAACTTGTCCAGAAGGCATTTCCGGCAGTTGGTGGGGCCATTACAAAGAAGAACTGCCCACAGGCCGCTGTGAGGTGTTGGTGGAACTGGAAAACAACGTTTACCAGCGGTGCTATGAGGTGCGGTTGATTGAGGTGCGATCGCGGGCAACGATCGCTGAATCGACAGCATGGCCCAATGTGCTACCCAACCCAAGCAGTCTTGCTGCCCTAGAGTCCGATCGAGCCCCCTGCGATTGGCTCTTGGATTGGCGATCCCTGGCTCAGTCAAATCAGCCTGTCCCCCCAAACCAGAATGCTGACATTAATGCTGATATTTTAGTCATGACGACCTGTCCCACCGATTGGGACGCGTTTAAACCTTGGTTCCGGAGAGCCTACCAGGAGCAGAAAAAACTCGCGATCGCTTACTCAACTTCGCCGCTCTCCAGCAGCACCGAACCCTGGCTGAAATTGTTAGGCATCGCCAAATATCTCAGCCGAACCCAAGCCTGGGTTACCCCGCAGCGGCTCCTCGATCACCTACAAATTACGCCCTCCACCCTGCGGATCGGGCTGCAAGCCTTACAAACGCTTGGGTTAGACATTATCAGCGGCGATCGAGGCTTAACCCTGGCCTGGCCATCTGAGCAGCCCCCAGGAGGGACGATCGCCCGCGATCGAGATTGGCAAATCGCAGGCCAGCCCTTTCTCCAAGCCTTGCAGGAAGAGTCCTTTCGCCGCCAGTATTTTGCGACTGTTCCGCTCAGCTTGCTGCAAACCCTGGCCCACAGAACCATTAGCTTGGAGTTGCGCTCAGGAGTTTAG
- a CDS encoding ABC transporter substrate-binding protein — protein sequence MSNLGSPDRISLLKAVAVASLALGLGFVTAACQETETPQTTSSGASPSPAIGDGKGLKLGSLLPSTGDLASLGQPMIASVPLLVETVNQCGGVNGAPVTLIPANDQTDPAAGTEAMTKLATVEKVAGVVGSFASSVSMAAGTIAARNKVMLISPGSTSPEFTKKAKDFQGFWARTAPSDTYQAPALAKLAYEKGYRKMSTIVINNDYGVGFEKEFVKAFKGLGGTVVNEAKPTRYDPKAQTLKTEAAEAFSGKPDAVVAAMYGETGSLLLKSAYEQGVSKGIPILVPDGMYADDLAVKVGKGTDGKFIATGLLGTIPGASGNALATFTKIWEDKLKRPVGAYAAHSWDAAALLVLAAQSSQSNTGEGIQSKLREVANGPGEDVTDVCKGLELLRAGKKINYQGASGNVDIDENGDVLGTYDVWTIQEDGKIAKIGSVK from the coding sequence ATGAGTAACTTGGGATCTCCTGACAGAATCAGCCTGCTGAAGGCAGTAGCAGTGGCAAGTTTGGCGCTTGGGCTAGGCTTCGTAACCGCAGCTTGCCAAGAAACGGAAACACCTCAGACAACCTCCAGTGGTGCATCGCCCAGCCCAGCGATCGGGGATGGGAAAGGGCTGAAACTGGGATCCCTCTTACCCTCGACGGGGGATTTGGCCTCGTTGGGGCAGCCAATGATTGCCTCTGTACCGTTGCTGGTGGAGACTGTCAACCAGTGTGGGGGGGTGAACGGTGCGCCCGTCACACTGATTCCTGCCAATGACCAAACCGATCCCGCAGCGGGAACTGAGGCCATGACCAAATTGGCGACCGTGGAGAAGGTTGCTGGGGTAGTCGGATCCTTCGCGAGCAGTGTTTCCATGGCAGCGGGCACGATCGCCGCTCGCAATAAAGTCATGCTTATTTCCCCCGGTAGCACTAGCCCCGAATTCACCAAAAAAGCCAAGGATTTCCAAGGGTTTTGGGCCAGAACGGCACCCTCTGATACCTATCAAGCTCCGGCACTGGCAAAACTAGCCTATGAGAAGGGCTATCGTAAAATGTCCACGATCGTGATCAACAATGACTACGGCGTTGGATTTGAAAAAGAATTCGTCAAAGCATTTAAGGGCTTGGGCGGGACTGTGGTTAATGAAGCGAAGCCCACTCGTTATGATCCCAAAGCCCAGACGTTGAAAACGGAAGCAGCAGAAGCCTTTAGCGGAAAGCCCGATGCCGTGGTGGCTGCTATGTATGGGGAAACGGGCAGTCTGTTGTTGAAATCAGCCTACGAGCAAGGTGTCAGCAAAGGCATCCCGATTTTAGTTCCCGATGGCATGTATGCCGATGATCTAGCGGTCAAAGTGGGCAAAGGAACGGATGGCAAGTTTATTGCCACTGGATTGTTGGGAACGATTCCAGGAGCCAGTGGCAACGCCCTGGCAACCTTTACCAAGATTTGGGAAGACAAGCTGAAACGTCCCGTGGGAGCCTATGCAGCCCACTCTTGGGATGCGGCGGCGCTGCTGGTACTGGCAGCTCAATCGTCCCAATCCAATACGGGAGAAGGCATCCAAAGCAAACTTCGGGAAGTGGCGAATGGCCCTGGGGAAGACGTCACCGATGTGTGCAAAGGATTAGAGTTACTGCGGGCTGGCAAGAAGATTAACTACCAGGGGGCAAGCGGTAATGTAGACATCGATGAGAACGGCGACGTGCTGGGAACCTACGATGTCTGGACAATCCAGGAAGATGGCAAAATTGCCAAAATTGGTAGTGTGAAGTAA